One window of Burkholderia vietnamiensis LMG 10929 genomic DNA carries:
- a CDS encoding ABC transporter substrate-binding protein, translated as MKMNRWMEALLAAGLVCVAATASAQVKIGVTLSATGPAASLGIPEKNTIALLPKEIGGKSVQYIVLDDASDTSRAVQNVRKLIDEDHVDAIIGSSVTPNSLAMLDPVSQGKTPTISLAASAQIIAPMDAKRAWMFKVPQNDQLMADAIADYMAKHGVKTVGFIGFADAYGDSWYNTFNAAAAKNGLKVVSNERYNRTDASVMGQVLKLMGSTPDAVLIAGSGTPAALPAKTLKERGYKGKVYQTHGVANNDFLRVCGKDCEGEILPAGPVLVTDQLPDSNPVKKPALGYKAAYEKAYGAGSLSTFGGHAWDAGLLLQRAIPEALKKGQPGTEAFREALRASLESVKDLPVSHGVINMTPTDHNGFDTRARVMVQIVDGKWKLQAE; from the coding sequence ATGAAAATGAATCGATGGATGGAGGCTCTGCTTGCGGCTGGCCTCGTGTGCGTGGCGGCGACGGCGTCCGCCCAGGTGAAGATCGGCGTGACGCTGTCGGCCACCGGGCCGGCCGCATCGCTCGGGATCCCGGAAAAGAACACGATCGCGCTGCTGCCGAAGGAGATCGGGGGCAAGAGCGTCCAGTACATCGTGCTCGACGACGCGTCCGACACGAGCCGCGCCGTGCAGAACGTGCGCAAGCTGATCGACGAGGATCACGTCGACGCGATCATCGGTTCGTCCGTCACGCCGAACTCGCTCGCGATGCTCGATCCGGTGTCGCAGGGCAAGACGCCGACGATCTCGCTGGCCGCGAGCGCACAGATCATCGCGCCGATGGATGCGAAGCGCGCATGGATGTTCAAGGTGCCGCAGAACGATCAGCTGATGGCCGACGCGATCGCCGACTACATGGCGAAGCACGGCGTGAAGACCGTCGGCTTCATCGGCTTCGCCGATGCATACGGCGACAGCTGGTACAACACCTTCAACGCCGCCGCGGCGAAGAACGGGCTGAAGGTCGTGTCGAACGAGCGCTACAACCGCACCGATGCGTCGGTGATGGGGCAGGTGCTGAAGCTGATGGGCTCGACGCCGGACGCGGTGCTGATCGCCGGCTCCGGCACGCCGGCCGCGCTGCCGGCCAAGACGCTGAAGGAGCGCGGCTACAAGGGCAAGGTGTACCAGACGCATGGCGTCGCGAACAACGACTTCCTGCGCGTGTGCGGCAAGGATTGCGAAGGCGAGATCCTGCCGGCCGGCCCCGTGCTCGTGACCGACCAGCTGCCCGACTCGAACCCGGTGAAGAAGCCGGCCCTCGGCTACAAGGCGGCGTACGAGAAGGCCTACGGCGCGGGTTCGCTGTCGACCTTCGGCGGCCACGCATGGGACGCAGGGCTGCTGCTGCAGCGCGCGATTCCGGAGGCGCTGAAGAAGGGGCAGCCGGGCACCGAAGCGTTCCGCGAGGCGCTGCGCGCGTCGCTCGAGAGCGTGAAGGATCTGCCGGTGTCGCACGGCGTGATCAACATGACGCCGACCGATCACAACGGCTTCGACACGCGTGCGCGTGTGATGGTGCAGATCGTCGACGGCAAGTGGAAGCTGCAGGCCGAGTAA